The proteins below come from a single Eucalyptus grandis isolate ANBG69807.140 chromosome 3, ASM1654582v1, whole genome shotgun sequence genomic window:
- the LOC120291722 gene encoding toll/interleukin-1 receptor-like protein, with product MAATGGSGASTTQYDVFLSFRGPDTRNTFTDYLYRTMVGQGIVAYRDSEELHAGDRIDDLLRAVGESKICIPILSRGYASSAWCLRELARVTELHELIGKPEILPIFFDVAPTDVKLRTKLYLKDLKKHEQRHGAKMRQRWEAALGKVAEIKGWEVQGKAQGEVIELIVKEVLHKLKVKQRPLDNKSVGVDKQVEAIMDLLDVDSGTGVRFVGIYGMGGIGKTTLAKNVFNELCLHFDGQCSFIGNIRESSKGNGLVKSLQKQLASDISDSRFVENFGNTDEGIDSITRRASSKKVLIVLDDLDKKELLKKLVGA from the exons ATGGCAGCAACCGGTGGTTCCGGCGCGTCGACGACCCAGTACgacgtgttcttgagtttcagagggcCCGACACTCGCAACACCTTCACCGACTACCTCTACCGGACCATGGTCGGCCAGGGGATCGTCGCCTACAGAGACAGCGAAGAGCTTCACGCTGGTGATCGGATCGACGATCTCCTGAGAGCGGTCGGCGAGTCCAAGATCTGCATACCAATCCTCTCCAGAGGCTATGCTTCGAGCGCTTGGTGCCTCCGCGAGCTCGCTCGAGTGACGGAGCTCCATGAATTGATTGGGAAGCCGGAGATCCTACCCATCTTCTTTGATGTCGCGCCCACCGACGTCAAGCTCAGGACGAAACTGTACCTGAAGGACTTAAAGAAGCATGAGCAGAGGCACGGTGCCAAGATGAGGCAACGGTGGGAGGCGGCTCTGGGAAAAGTGGCTGAGATCAAGGGATGGGAAGTCCAAGGGAAAGC ACAAGGTGAAGTCATTGAACTCATTGTGAAAGAGGTTCTGCATAAGCTAAAAGTAAAACAACGACCTCTGGACAACAAATCGGTTGGGGTAGACAAACAAGTAGAAGCCATAATGGATTTGTTAGATGTTGACTCTGGCACGGGTGTGCGTTTCGTTGGAATCTATGGAATGGGCGGGATCGGTAAAACTACTCTTGCTAAGAATGTTTTCAATGAATTATGTCTTCACTTTGATGGCCAATGCAGCTTCATTGGGAACATCCGAGAATCATCAAAAGGAAATGGCCTAGTGAAATCTCTGCAGAAACAGTTGGCATCTGACATCTCTGATTCTAGATTTGTAGAAAATTTTGGTAACACCGATGAAGGGATAGACAGCATAACAAGGAGAGCTAGTTCTAAAAAAGTTCTCATTGTTCTAGATGATCTAGACAAGAAAGAACTACTTAAGAAACTAGTGGGGGCCTAA